From a single Brettanomyces bruxellensis chromosome 5, complete sequence genomic region:
- a CDS encoding uncharacterized protein (BUSCO:EOG09261I1I): MSERTESVTDSAGLSDSASRRSSYGYAQSTSHSSQRHSSHQSVGHRRLRGHVPTIPTATAQLLTSTKALLQSLTLWASKTATVSDVSENFVHVGDNFKALRKSYSTAGVSVSDIKDIPKMLRQVLEESLVLEPSQQSLDIFLPRVGQIITELMKTLKVKQGELQRHSEDRRSSIASSVSNASPRPVSSFPGAGAQKVLDSLDDSSDVSPAVSAARGSTLSKLQTSTSKDPLERLQNNHALMRRASKRYSAYQTSKILSMNKHVSGVPTANPDSTPLSSPKQVAKSPILDPSVVAADVSTPLQKEVTKNIEESKLANRLSQAVVGSAGGDLSEKTFYDSSSEGEGKLFLKLNNKVKKVKLQLPTTKATIKVLFTQKFGFTPSGDEYPAIYIQDSPSEIAYELEDIADIHDGSILTFEPQNSTTIICDHLDKKFDYIKDEISRLQLISEKDSTKEKDNTVEKETSDSSTKLHNPKLADEIQREVRELKFELGKVRQQHVKAKKALTDSVTEVLSLIQKLQAVGASPTGVISDPYMDHCRTKVSGECESLVSRIDNLQDLIEVMKIDISKRRSRPSKKQLDHVKKEVMNTKQKLGSLTGYTIKERKNWNSRWQAELTAILEEQEFFKEQDTIIQLLGEDLGSAEETFDLILKCCEELEKNSGMKKYPNLPVVDPSVSMKDVKSLVLQEVENLNPDHEQRVEAIMKAEKIRKIERKMNNKTAFEQELGDFVGNEKLKDSGGIDEVERQRKKKDEENLKNQFKNVPMPST; the protein is encoded by the coding sequence ATGTCGGAAAGGACCGAGTCAGTGACCGATTCTGCAGGATTATCGGATTCTGCTTCTAGAAGATCTTCATATGGATATGCACAGTCCACATCACATTCCTCCCAAAGGCACTCTAGTCACCAATCTGTAGGACACAGAAGACTGCGAGGCCATGTTCCAACAATACCAACAGCAACAGCCCAATTGCTTACATCTACAAAGGCTCTTTTGCAATCTCTAACTTTATGGGCAAGCAAAACCGCAACAGTGTCGGATGtttctgaaaattttgttcATGTTGGCGATAACTTTAAAGCATTGAGGAAATCATACTCCACTGCCGGCGTCTCCGTTTCAGATATCAAGgatattccaaaaatgttACGACAAGTGCTTGAAGAGTCGTTGGTTCTCGAGCCATCACAACAATCGTTGGATATCTTTCTACCCCGCGTTGGACAGATTATTACTGAATTGATGAAGACATTGAAGGTCAAACAGGGTGAGCTACAGAGGCATTCCGAAGATCGAAGGTCGTCGATTGCATCTTCCGTCTCAAATGCTTCTCCAAGACCAGTATCATCCTTTCCGGGTGCTGGTGCTCAGAAGGTGTTAGACTCTTTGGACGATTCATCCGATGTGAGCCCAGCGGTTTCAGCGGCTAGAGGAAGTACTCTAAGCAAGCTTCAgacttcaacttcaaaggATCCTTTGGAAAGACTTCAAAACAACCATGCCTTGATGAGGAGGGCTTCTAAGAGATATAGCGCGTATCAGACATCGAAGATTCTTTCGATGAATAAGCATGTTTCCGGTGTTCCAACTGCAAACCCAGATTCAACACCTTTGTCATCACCGAAGCAAGTTGCCAAATCTCCGATATTGGATCCTTCAGTTGTTGCCGCGGATGTGTCAACCCCTCTTCAAAAGGAGGTGACGAAAAATATAGAAGAGTCGAAATTGGCCAATAGGTTATCGCAAGCTGTAGTTGGTTCAGCTGGTGGTGACTTGTCAGAGAAAACATTTTATGACAGTAGTAGTGAAGGGGAGGGTAAACTTTTCTTGAAGCTAAATAACAAAGTCAAGAAAGTCAAACTGCAACTACCAACTACGAAGGCTACCATAAAAGTCTTATTCACACAAAAATTTGGCTTTACTCCAAGCGGCGATGAATATCCAGCTATCTATATTCAGGATAGTCCAAGCGAAATAGCATATGAATTGGAAGATATTGCTGATATACATGATGGTTCAATTTTGACGTTTGAGCCACAAAACTCTACAACTATAATCTGTGATCATCTCGACAAAAAGTTCGATTACATTAAGGACGAAATATCGCGTCTTCAATTAATATCAGAGAAGGATTCAACTAAGGAGAAGGATAATACAGTGGAGAAAGAGACCTCTGATAGCAGTACAAAGTTGCATAATCCAAAGTTGGCAGACGAGATTCAGAGGGAGGTGCGTGAACTCAAATTTGAACTTGGAAAAGTTCGGCAGCAACATGTCAAGGCTAAGAAGGCGTTGACAGATAGCGTGACCGAAGTTCTATCACTTATCCAGAAACTACAGGCTGTTGGTGCTTCTCCTACTGGAGTTATCAGTGATCCATACATGGATCATTGCCGAACAAAAGTTAGCGGTGAATGCGAGTCCTTGGTGAGCAGAATCGATAATCTGCAAGATTTGATCGAAGTTATGAAGATTGACATCAGTAAAAGACGTAGCAGACCTTCAAAGAAGCAGTTGGATCACGTTAAGAAGGAAGTTATGAATACAAAGCAGAAGCTAGGATCTCTAACAGGATATACaattaaagaaaggaagaactGGAATAGCCGCTGGCAGGCTGAATTAACAGCTATCCttgaagagcaagaatttttcaaagagCAAGATACAATCATTCAACTATTAGGTGAGGATCTTGGTTCTGCAGAGGAGACATTCGATCTCATTTTAAAGTGTTGTGAAGAGCTGGAAAAAAACTCAGgaatgaagaaatatcCAAACTTACCTGTTGTTGACCCATCAGTTTCCATGAAAGATGTGAAAAGCCTTGTTTTACAGGAAGTTGAGAATCTCAACCCTGATCATGAACAACGTGTCGAGGCCATCATGAAGGCagagaaaataagaaagatCGAGAGGAAAATGAACAATAAAACTGCCTTCGAGCAAGAACTTGGCGATTTTGttggaaatgaaaagttgaaggaCAGCGGAGGAATTGATGAGGTGGAACGtcagagaaagaagaaggacgaagaaaatttgaagaatcaATTTAAGAATGTGCCTATGCCCTCAACTTAA